The genomic DNA CAGGCGAGCGGCGGCGCTGCGGGCTGCCAAGCGACGCGGTTGGACCAACAGAATTCGACCGGACTGGCCGGCCGTCGACTCGGACGCATCAGAACCCAACAGAGCCAACGGCACGCCGGTCGTCTTGCCCGCTCCCGGCGGCGCTTTGAGCACTACCGACCGTTTGCGCGCCAACGCCGCCGTGATTGCATCGATACAATCCGCGATCGGCAATCGTTCTATTTCCCGGTCGGTAATGACTTAATACTCCGTTGCACCTAAGGGCCCTATTCAGCAGCAAGCACAGCGTTTTCACGTTTAACCGCAATACCGTTCCACGAAGCGTCGTGGACGAGGCTACGAGTCCATTTGCATGCATCAGACCAAATCGCTCGGACTCGTAACCTCCTGTCGATTACCCACAAGTCATTGGTCTGGTCCGAAGGCTTGCCAGCAGAGGGCGAAGTCGAGCATTCGCCGCGTGCCTCGCCAGATCACTTCGGCTCCCGGCGGACCGTCGCCTTCACGGTGATTGTAGCCGCCAAGGGTCGCAAGGAGCGGGATGAATTGTGACAGCTCAGGAGCTTGCTTTGGGGGAGCCGTCTTTTCCACCACTTTCCAGACCGACTTCCATTCCGCTTCGCTGGAGACGACATCACAGGGAAGCTCTGGACACTCGCGGCCTAAGAAGGTCACAAACATGATCCGCCATGCGATCACTTTGTAAAACATCAACGCGCGGATCAGTCGGTCTCTCGCTTCGAGTTGAATCTCTTCGACCCGGCAGCCAGTTTTGAAAACTCGAAAGAATACTTCGATTGGCCAACGAGCCACATACAAATCCACAATCCGCAGCGTCTGGGCAATCGTGTCGACCGGCAGAGAACTCAGTAACAGCCAGTCGACTTCGGTTCCGTCGCCTGGGCCATCGATCTCGCTCACCCAAACGACACTGATCTCGACCGGCGGCATCGAAGACTGCTTGTTGTGTGGCGCACGAAGGGTCATCCGCTTCGCTCGAATTTCTAACTTCGCAGTGCGTGCTTCACGGCCGGGGTGTTGTTTGTTTCCTGATCCTTTGGTTCGCTTGGGCGTTTGGGGAAGCTGGACTTCGCGGTAAGCGACCGGCTGGGCGGATGCGATTTCGGCACGCATTTTCTTATAAGCCGCAGGCCCGCCATCGGGGTCTTTCTCCGGCAACGAGCGTTTTCGCTGCGAGCGAATGACGAACTGAGCCGGTGTTTCATGCTGATCGGCTTCGACGAAAATGTCGTAGATGTCTCCTTCGCGATCGGCCAGCGAAACGATCTGAGTTTCAGGACATTTTCCGGCGATCTCGCAGGCCTTGCGGTAACCATCGAGCCATCGTTGCCCTTCGCCGGTGTGTAGGGGTTGGCCTTCTCGCTTCTTGCTGGTGCCGAGCGCTTCTTTGTCGCGATCGTAAAACTTAACACCGACCACCCCGAGACAAAGTTTCTCCGGCGTGAAGGCGATGTGGGAATGATCGTAAAGTCCACGGCGGCCTAAGCGATCGAGATTGCGGACGCCTTCGGGCGGATGCGCGGTGTAGTCCAGTTCGGTGGTATCTTGTGCGATGCAAACGGTGTCTTGGGCTTTGATTCGTTGGAGTGTCTTTTCAGCGTGAGCCCCGAGAATGGCTTCTGGATCGACGTTGGGGTTATCGAATAGACGGTAGGCGGCTTTGGTTTCGTCCCAGCCACTGCAAGCTTCGTTGATACTGGCCGAAGGGTTGGCCGCCAGCGAGGCGAGCAACGCTTCGGCTCGATCGTTGAGACGTTTGTCTCCAAGTTGAATATCTTGAAATTCGTATGCGATACTGGTCGGTTGCATGCTTTCACCTTAAGATTTCATTGTGCAAAATGAAATACTACAAGCGCAAATACCGTGCCAAAACGAGCTGTTTTTGCGGCGACTTGTGGGTAATCAACAGCTCTTGACGAGTTCCGCTACGAGAGAGCCTCCAGTACGACGATGCGGAGGCGTTCCAGCGCTCGCATGTAGCGGATGCTTGCCGCCTTTGGCTTGATGTTCAGTTCAATCGCCACTTCTTGATTGGTTAGCTCTTCAAAGTGACGCAGCGCTAGAACTTCACGATCGATGTCGTTCATGTTCGCGAGCGCTGTCCGCACTTCGGCGATCAGTTCCCCGCGAACCGCGGCTTGGCTGGGCGAAGTCATGTGGGCGATAAAACGCTGCGAAAGGCAAAGCGATGTGTTGCCCCACAGATTGCTACCAGCTGGGGTGGCTTCCCGAGAAGCGTTTCGCGATTCGGTTCCCAAGTGTGTGCGATGGATTTTGCTAAGCGTCTGCCCAGTTATTAGACGCAGCCACAGGAACAGCGACGGGAAGTCGCCATCGATGTAGTGCCGAAGTCGCTTTTCGGCATCCAGGAAGACCTCCTGCACCACATCATCCGGGTCGACGCGCCCACGAATTTTGTCGCTGAGGCGAAAGTGGACGATTTGCCAAATTCGCGGCCGATGCAGCGAGAACAACTCGCCGAACGCGGCAGTGTCGCCATTGTTGAGTCGTTCTTCGAGGTCGTCGGCCATAAAACTTTTCGGATAGGCAGTAGATCGTTCGGAGAACGCGGGTTTATGAGTTCAGGGATCAGCAGTTGAGGCGGAAGCCGCTAAGGCTTCCGAACGGTATTCCTGGATTGAATAACGAAACTGCCGACGAGTTCCGCTACGCCAAACTCATTCTATCAGCGAAAAACGACAATGAAACCAATCCTTACGCTCCGCACATCTGCTCTTCTTCTGTTGACCGCGTTGGCAGGACTATCGGAATCCGACACCGCATCGGCGCAGCGCGATCGATCGGAACCAATGCCGAAACAAAAAAACGTTATCGTCCTGTTGGCCGATGACCTGGGCTGGGGCGACGTCGGTTTTCACGGAGGAGTCGCCGAGACGCCCAACATCGATCGGTTGGCGAGCGAAGGGCTGCAATTGGACCGCTTCTACGCCTACCCCGCCTGCAGCCCCGCTCGGGCAGCGATGCTGACCGGGCGTTTTCCGCATCGTTACGGAATTCGCGGACCGGTTCGTCCCCGCGACGAGGGGCTGCCGATGAGCGAACGGTTGTTGGTAGCGGACTTTCAGGACGCCGGTTACCAAACTGCCTTGGTTGGGAAGTGGCATTTGAGCCGCTCGACAGACGCGGCGCACAACCCAAGTCGTCGCGGCTTCGACCACTTTTACGGTTTCCTGGATGCTTCGATCGACTACTACAAACACACAAATGGAAGAGGCCAGATCGACTGGCAGCGAAATGGTGAGACGATCGACGAAACAGGATACGCCACCGACCTGCTGACGCGCGAAGCGATCCGAATCATCGAAACCCGCCGTAGCGGAAGTCGTCAAGACTTTCGAGTTGAGGATCGTAGCGGAAGTCGTCAAGACTTTCGTCCCAACAACCGCACTGGAAACCGTCAAGACGCTCGACAAGGAACGGAGTCGAACGAAACTCTTGACGAGTTCCGCTACGGGGGAAAGCCGTTGTGTATGGTGGTTGCCTACAACGCTCCGCACAGTCCGTTTCAAGCTCCCAAGGAACTGATTGCCAAGTACCGCGGTCGACTCGATGAACGCAGTGCGACTTATGCCGCGATGGTCGAATCGATGGATCAAGGAATCGGGAAGATCATGGCCGCCATCGAGAGGCAGGGGATGCGCGACGATACGATCATCGTTTTTGCATCGGACAACGGAGCGGCCCGGATGGGAACCAATGCGCCGCTGCGTGGACAGAAGCGGCAGGTTTATGAAGGCGCGATTCGCGTTCCGTGCATCATCCATGCTCCCGGCATCGTCAAGCCAGGGACCGTGTCAGATCAGATGATCGCAATCCATGATCTCCTGCCAACCTTGGCCGGCGCCGTCGGTGTACAACTCGGCAAGGGTAGCGGAAGTCGTCAAGACTTTCGACCGGAGAACCGTCGTAGCGGAAGTCGTCAAGACTTTCGGCGGACCGATGAATCCGAAACTCTTGACGAGTTCCGTTACCGCAAAGGAAACAAAAACAACGAAACTCTTGACGAGTTCCGCTACGGTGGCGAGTACCGCGACAAGCCGCTTGATGGCGAAAACTTGTGGCCCAATCTTGTCAGCGGCAAATCCAAACCACGGCGCATCGTGATCGCCGAAGAAGACTTTGCGATCTTTCAAGACAACTGGAAACTGATTCAATCCGCCGCGGGAGTGGAGCTCTACGACATCGTCGCCGATCCCAGCGAACGGCAAAACCTTGCCCAACGCCACAGCAAAATCGTCGCTCAGTTGGTAGGCGAGCTGGCGGAATTCAAACAACAAATCGCCGCCGACCAACCCGCAACACACGTCGTCGCGGAAGTCGTCAAGACTTTCGACACACCATCGAAACTCTCCACGAGTTCCGCTACAGAAACCAGACCGGGTTCGGCGAAACTCTCCACGAGTTCCGCTAAACGGAATCCGAAACTCTTGACGAGTTCCGCTACGGATAGGAGTATCGTGGAGGGGGCTTCGCTGGCCGGTGTGCAGCTTCAAGGCGATGCCGACTTCGGGATCTTGGGAAACCGACTGACCGAATCCAACGGCAAAGGAATTCGGTTGATGTCGGCCGTCGATCTTAACGGAGACAAGCAGCTTGCCGGTGAAGCTTCGATCATCAGCGACGCCATCAAGCCGCAAGACCGCTGGTACCGCTTCGACATTCTCGGCATGGCTCAAGATGGCTTTGTCGTCGACAAGGACAATTTGTATTTGAAGGTCGAGTTTTTCCAGAAGGGCCGCGCCGGTTCACTCGACTTCATCAAGACGCGAATTTATCCGCAGGTCGTCCAAGAGCGAAAAGATTTTAAGGACGAGGGGACTAATGCGAGCCTTGGGCTGGGAACGTGGCGAACCTACGCGATGGATTTCCGGACTCCCTTCGCTGAGATCGATTCGGTCAAATTGAGCGTCGGATTCACCGATGGAAACGGCAAAGGGAAGCAGGCCGAG from Rosistilla oblonga includes the following:
- a CDS encoding sulfatase-like hydrolase/transferase translates to MKPILTLRTSALLLLTALAGLSESDTASAQRDRSEPMPKQKNVIVLLADDLGWGDVGFHGGVAETPNIDRLASEGLQLDRFYAYPACSPARAAMLTGRFPHRYGIRGPVRPRDEGLPMSERLLVADFQDAGYQTALVGKWHLSRSTDAAHNPSRRGFDHFYGFLDASIDYYKHTNGRGQIDWQRNGETIDETGYATDLLTREAIRIIETRRSGSRQDFRVEDRSGSRQDFRPNNRTGNRQDARQGTESNETLDEFRYGGKPLCMVVAYNAPHSPFQAPKELIAKYRGRLDERSATYAAMVESMDQGIGKIMAAIERQGMRDDTIIVFASDNGAARMGTNAPLRGQKRQVYEGAIRVPCIIHAPGIVKPGTVSDQMIAIHDLLPTLAGAVGVQLGKGSGSRQDFRPENRRSGSRQDFRRTDESETLDEFRYRKGNKNNETLDEFRYGGEYRDKPLDGENLWPNLVSGKSKPRRIVIAEEDFAIFQDNWKLIQSAAGVELYDIVADPSERQNLAQRHSKIVAQLVGELAEFKQQIAADQPATHVVAEVVKTFDTPSKLSTSSATETRPGSAKLSTSSAKRNPKLLTSSATDRSIVEGASLAGVQLQGDADFGILGNRLTESNGKGIRLMSAVDLNGDKQLAGEASIISDAIKPQDRWYRFDILGMAQDGFVVDKDNLYLKVEFFQKGRAGSLDFIKTRIYPQVVQERKDFKDEGTNASLGLGTWRTYAMDFRTPFAEIDSVKLSVGFTDGNGKGKQAEFWVNSVNLKPIPVPAGYEAPANADRQFPQPEPNSLVALGGRWYFDPQGGSKRLPKQFDYTNADQLLYRSDRFEAPFAGNMSSWLRAGYKDFEGNIVKKDEHKPYAVVISVTKDHIVMRSRNLPNHPTATFPDKWRMLDGNPSYIQEKANTWYLPKEPKLAADPIAMDEKNANGALPMGPIGVATNGVIFFNPFDHIFETDAVWRLDRCCGHPSPQSAYHYHKYPVCVKTPWSDEGKMHSSVIGFAFDGLPVYGPYEADGLLAKDDLQNPLNDFNLHDDAVRGPHYHVTPGKFPHIIGGYWGELDPMNGRGRRAR
- a CDS encoding sigma-70 family RNA polymerase sigma factor, with product MADDLEERLNNGDTAAFGELFSLHRPRIWQIVHFRLSDKIRGRVDPDDVVQEVFLDAEKRLRHYIDGDFPSLFLWLRLITGQTLSKIHRTHLGTESRNASREATPAGSNLWGNTSLCLSQRFIAHMTSPSQAAVRGELIAEVRTALANMNDIDREVLALRHFEELTNQEVAIELNIKPKAASIRYMRALERLRIVVLEALS
- a CDS encoding IS4 family transposase, which encodes MQPTSIAYEFQDIQLGDKRLNDRAEALLASLAANPSASINEACSGWDETKAAYRLFDNPNVDPEAILGAHAEKTLQRIKAQDTVCIAQDTTELDYTAHPPEGVRNLDRLGRRGLYDHSHIAFTPEKLCLGVVGVKFYDRDKEALGTSKKREGQPLHTGEGQRWLDGYRKACEIAGKCPETQIVSLADREGDIYDIFVEADQHETPAQFVIRSQRKRSLPEKDPDGGPAAYKKMRAEIASAQPVAYREVQLPQTPKRTKGSGNKQHPGREARTAKLEIRAKRMTLRAPHNKQSSMPPVEISVVWVSEIDGPGDGTEVDWLLLSSLPVDTIAQTLRIVDLYVARWPIEVFFRVFKTGCRVEEIQLEARDRLIRALMFYKVIAWRIMFVTFLGRECPELPCDVVSSEAEWKSVWKVVEKTAPPKQAPELSQFIPLLATLGGYNHREGDGPPGAEVIWRGTRRMLDFALCWQAFGPDQ